From a region of the Sphaerodactylus townsendi isolate TG3544 linkage group LG16, MPM_Stown_v2.3, whole genome shotgun sequence genome:
- the LOC125445798 gene encoding F-box only protein 44-like isoform X1, whose amino-acid sequence MVTIGDLPPDVLEEVLSRVPGRDLVCNCRLVCLQWRDVVDLPALWKRKCQREGFGLAMSDRSILDWKTFYFLCSLKRNLIKNPCGEKGLKFWEFKSKKKKVWKIEKAPEAEVYFPNIRKCFVAYHLCTFKHQLITLKDEGYWGELMDETKPDIVVKDWYYFSPNYRYELCVKLLSEDFSLLQECRPEGVFRNQWRDEDKWCEVSYTFHNYPAGVRHIRFIHGTEGWTYMRVTNSSVTIGPEAAQRRKEPETHLPDQL is encoded by the exons ATGGTGACCATCGGCGACCTGCCCCCAGACGTTCTGGAGGAGGTGCTGTCTCGGGTGCCCGGAAGGGACCTTGTCTGCAACTGCCGGCTAGTTTGCTTGCAGTGGCGAGACGTGGTGGATCTTCCTGCCCTGTGGAAACGCAAGTGTCAAAGAGAGGGCTTCGGTCTCGCCATGTCAGATAGAAGCATCCTGGACTGGAAGACCTTCTACTTTCTCTGCAGCCTGAAGAGGAACTTAATCAAGAATCCGTGTGGCGAAA AGGGCTTGAAGTTCTGGGAATTCaagtcaaagaaaaagaaagtgtggaagaTTGAGAAAGCACCGGAAGCCGAAGTGTATTTCCCTAACATTCGGAAATGCTTTGTCGCATATCATTT GTGTACCTTCAAGCACCAGCTTATCACCTTGAAGGATGAAGGCTACTGGGGTGAGCTCATGGATGAGACCAAGCCGGATATCGTGGTGAAGGACTG GTATTATTTCAGCCCAAACTACCGCTACGAATTGTGTGTGAAACTATTATCTGAGGATTTCAGCCTTCTCCAGGAATGCCGTCCTGAAGGGGTCTTCAGAAACCAGTGGAGAGACGAGGATAAATGGTGTGAG GTTTCGTACACTTTTCACAACTACCCAGCTGGCGTCCGTCACATCCGCTTTATCCACGGAACCGAAGGCTGGACCTACATGCGGGTCACCAACAGCAGCGTCACTATTGGGCCGGAAGCTGCGCAGAGAAGAAAAGAGCCCGAAACCCATTTGCCAGATCAGCTTTGA
- the LOC125445798 gene encoding F-box only protein 6-like isoform X2, producing MVTIGDLPPDVLEEVLSRVPGRDLVCNCRLVCLQWRDVVDLPALWKRKCQREGFGLAMSDRSILDWKTFYFLCSLKRNLIKNPCGEKGLKFWEFKSKKKKVWKIEKAPEAEVYFPNIRKCFVAYHLYYFSPNYRYELCVKLLSEDFSLLQECRPEGVFRNQWRDEDKWCEVSYTFHNYPAGVRHIRFIHGTEGWTYMRVTNSSVTIGPEAAQRRKEPETHLPDQL from the exons ATGGTGACCATCGGCGACCTGCCCCCAGACGTTCTGGAGGAGGTGCTGTCTCGGGTGCCCGGAAGGGACCTTGTCTGCAACTGCCGGCTAGTTTGCTTGCAGTGGCGAGACGTGGTGGATCTTCCTGCCCTGTGGAAACGCAAGTGTCAAAGAGAGGGCTTCGGTCTCGCCATGTCAGATAGAAGCATCCTGGACTGGAAGACCTTCTACTTTCTCTGCAGCCTGAAGAGGAACTTAATCAAGAATCCGTGTGGCGAAA AGGGCTTGAAGTTCTGGGAATTCaagtcaaagaaaaagaaagtgtggaagaTTGAGAAAGCACCGGAAGCCGAAGTGTATTTCCCTAACATTCGGAAATGCTTTGTCGCATATCATTT GTATTATTTCAGCCCAAACTACCGCTACGAATTGTGTGTGAAACTATTATCTGAGGATTTCAGCCTTCTCCAGGAATGCCGTCCTGAAGGGGTCTTCAGAAACCAGTGGAGAGACGAGGATAAATGGTGTGAG GTTTCGTACACTTTTCACAACTACCCAGCTGGCGTCCGTCACATCCGCTTTATCCACGGAACCGAAGGCTGGACCTACATGCGGGTCACCAACAGCAGCGTCACTATTGGGCCGGAAGCTGCGCAGAGAAGAAAAGAGCCCGAAACCCATTTGCCAGATCAGCTTTGA
- the LOC125445894 gene encoding F-box only protein 44-like isoform X1 — MVHINDLPSDILLDLLSWVPGRDLVRNCRLVCLQWQDLVDLATLWKRKCLREGFDPETPDRSVPDWRIFYFLCIMKRNLIKNPCGEDGFNFWEIESHNGDKWRIEELPGARRRDFPHQSVPKYFVTSQGPCTKHQLISLKKAGYWDELMDKTKPDIVVKDWSPTRFTTTLLGFAMCSLNMEARVGTACESPTAASPLARKPERDTESPALETLGFLWAVSGGASHPLKFALSRGLQVQAFSAAEHLYPPSVSESCTLLANETGELRLFRGETAVG, encoded by the exons ATGGTCCATATCAACGACTTGCCCAGCGACATCCTCCTGGATCTGCTCTCTTGGGTCCCTGGCAGGGATCTGGTTCGCAACTGCCGGCTGGTCTGCTTGCAGTGGCAAGATCTGGTGGATCTGGCCACGCTGTGGAAGCGCAAGTGCTTACGAGAAGGTTTCGACCCTGAAACGCCAGACAGGAGCGTCCCGGACTGGAGGATCTTCTACTTTCTCTGTATTATGAAGAGGAACTTAATCAAGAATCCCTGCGGTGAAG ACGGCTTCAACTTCTGGGAAATTGAGTCGCACAACGGAGACAAGTGGCGGATCGAGGAGCTGCCCGGAGCTCGGAGAAGAGACTTTCCCCACCAGTCTGTTCCAAAATATTTTGTCACGTCTCAAGG GCCCTGCACGAAGCACCAGCTCATCAGCTTAAAGAAAGCAGGCTACTGGGATGAGCTGATGGACAAGACCAAGCCGGATATTGTGGTGAAGGACTG GTCTCCTACACGTTTCACAACTACCCTCCTGGGGTTCGCCATGTGCTCTTTAAACATGGAGGCCAGGGTTGGTACGGCATGCGAATCACCAACAGCAGCATCACCGTTGGCCCGGAAACCGGAGCGTGACACCGAAAGCCCTGCCTTGGAAACGCTTGGATTCCTTTGGGCAGTTTCTGGTGGAGCTTCCCACCCGCTTAAATTTGCACTTTCACGGGGACTGCAGGTTCAGGCCTTCTCTGCAGCTGAACATTTGTATCCGCCGTCTGTATCTGAGTCCTGCACATTGCTGGCTAATGAAACTGGGGAGCTCAGGTTGTTCCGTGGGGAAACAGCAGTGGGATGA
- the FBXO2 gene encoding F-box only protein 2: MESLPEPLLVRILASVPAVELILVCRLVCSQWKTLIDGAALWLLKCQQGGFAGEDAEEEGSENWQMLYFLNKRKKNLIKNATGEEGLEHWAEVESGGDGWKIEELPGDFGKEFPVDEVHKYFVTSFEWCRKSQVIDLQAEGYWEELMDTIQPKIVVKDWYAARCDAGCLYELNVKLLSETDEVVAEFRSETIALPQDNEGEWNEITHTFTDYGPGVRFIYFEHGGQDTVYWKGWYGARMTHSSVTVEL, encoded by the exons ATGGAATCCCTTCCTGAGCCGCTGCTGGTGCGGATCCTGGCTTCCGTCCCGGCAGTGGAGCTGATCCTGGTGTGCCGGCTGGTCTGCTCCCAGTGGAAGACCCTGATCGATGGGGCGGCCCTTTGGCTCCTGAAGTGCCAGCAGGGTGGTTTCGCTGGAGAAGACGCAGAAGAGGAGGGGAGCGAGAACTGGCAGATGCTTTACTTCCTTAATAAGCGAAAGAAGAACTTGATCAAGAACGCCACTGGCGAAG AGGGCCTCGAACACTGGGCAGAAGTGGAAAGCGGAGGCGACGGCTGGAAAATCGAGGAGCTGCCAGGAGACTTTGGGAAAGAATTTCCCGTTGATGAGGTCCATAAGTACTTTGTCACATCTTTTGA GTGGTGCCGCAAATCACAAGTCATCGATCTCCAGGCTGAAGGATACTGGGAGGAGCTGATGGACACAATCCAGCCAAAAATCGTGGTGAAGGACTG gTACGCGGCCAGGTGTGACGCCGGCTGCTTGTATGAGCTGAATGTGAAGCTGCTGTCCGAGACTGACGAGGTGGTGGCCGAGTTCAGGAGCGAGACGATTGCTCTCCCGCAAGACAATGAAGGCGAATGGAATGAG ATCACCCACACGTTCACCGACTACGGCCCCGGGGTTCGCTTCATCTATTTCGAACACGGTGGCCAGGACACCGTCTACTGGAAGGGCTGGTACGGAGCACGCATGACCCACAGTAGCGTAACTGTGGAGCTGTAA
- the LOC125445895 gene encoding F-box only protein 6-like, whose protein sequence is MVHIRELPEDILLDLLSVVPGRDLIRSCRLVCSQWRDLVDLGTLWKRKCQREGYLAQGQDKSVPDWKIFYFLCTLKRNLIRNHIAEDGFKSWDIESNGGDEWKIEDLPGAHGREFPHPHVRKYFVTSYGLCTKHQLINLKNEGYWNELMDESKPDIVVKDWYAARYDCGSQYKLNIKLLSADYIVLAEFDPEDVVIEQWSDAEWHEVSHTFHNYPPGVRYILFNHGGQDTQFWAGWYGIRVTNSSITIGPEVASEEERVLGQGGRGVAFD, encoded by the exons ATGGTCCATATCAGGGAGCTGCCCGAAGATATCCTCCTGGACCTCCTCTCTGTGGTCCCCGGCAGAGACCTGATCCGCAGCTGCCGGCTGGTTTGCTCCCAGTGGCGGGACCTGGTGGACCTGGGAACCCTGTGGAAACGCAAGTGCCAGAGAGAAGGCTACCTGGCCCAGGGGCAGGACAAGAGCGTCCCAGACTGGAAGATCTTCTACTTCCTCTGCACCTTGAAAAGGAACCTGATCAGAAATCATATTGCGGAAG ATGGTTTTAAGTCCTGGGACATTGAGTCCAACGGAGGAGATGAGTGGAAGATCGAAGACTTGCCTGGTGCCCACGGGAGAGAATTTCCCCATCCACATGTCCGTAAATATTTTGTCACGTCTTATGG GCTCTGCACAAAGCACCAGCTCATCAACTTAAAAAATGAAGGCTACTGGAATGAGCTGATGGACGAGTCCAAGCCGGATATTGTGGTGAAGGATTG gTATGCTGCCCGGTATGATTGTGGCTCCCAATACAAGCTGAACATCAAATTGCTGTCCGCAGACTACATTGTCCTGGCAGAGTTTGACCCAGAAGACGTGGTGATAGAGCAGTGGAGCGACGCAGAATGGCATGAG GTCTCACACACTTTTCACAACTACCCGCCTGGCGTCCGCTACATCCTTTTTAACCATGGAGGCCAAGATACTCAGTTCTGGGCTGGCTGGTACGGCATCCGTGTAACCAACAGCAGTATCACGATTGGCCCAGAGGTGGCCAGTGAGGAGGAAAGAGTGCTcggccaagggggcaggggtgtagCTTTCGATTGA
- the LOC125445894 gene encoding F-box only protein 6-like isoform X2 has protein sequence MVHINDLPSDILLDLLSWVPGRDLVRNCRLVCLQWQDLVDLATLWKRKCLREGFDPETPDRSVPDWRIFYFLCIMKRNLIKNPCGEDGFNFWEIESHNGDKWRIEELPGARRRDFPHQSVPKYFVTSQGPCTKHQLISLKKAGYWDELMDKTKPDIVVKDWFHCGCPCRYQLHVKLLSANFRVLQEFCPRDVIVEQCSDREWREVSYTFHNYPPGVRHVLFKHGGQGWYGMRITNSSITVGPETGA, from the exons ATGGTCCATATCAACGACTTGCCCAGCGACATCCTCCTGGATCTGCTCTCTTGGGTCCCTGGCAGGGATCTGGTTCGCAACTGCCGGCTGGTCTGCTTGCAGTGGCAAGATCTGGTGGATCTGGCCACGCTGTGGAAGCGCAAGTGCTTACGAGAAGGTTTCGACCCTGAAACGCCAGACAGGAGCGTCCCGGACTGGAGGATCTTCTACTTTCTCTGTATTATGAAGAGGAACTTAATCAAGAATCCCTGCGGTGAAG ACGGCTTCAACTTCTGGGAAATTGAGTCGCACAACGGAGACAAGTGGCGGATCGAGGAGCTGCCCGGAGCTCGGAGAAGAGACTTTCCCCACCAGTCTGTTCCAAAATATTTTGTCACGTCTCAAGG GCCCTGCACGAAGCACCAGCTCATCAGCTTAAAGAAAGCAGGCTACTGGGATGAGCTGATGGACAAGACCAAGCCGGATATTGTGGTGAAGGACTG GTTCCACTGTGGGTGTCCTTGCCGCTATCAGCTGCACGTGAAGCTGCTCTCCGCCAACTTCAGAGTCCTCCAAGAGTTCTGCCCCAGAGACGTGATTGTGGAGCAGTGCTCAGACAGAGAGTGGCGTGAG GTCTCCTACACGTTTCACAACTACCCTCCTGGGGTTCGCCATGTGCTCTTTAAACATGGAGGCCAGGGTTGGTACGGCATGCGAATCACCAACAGCAGCATCACCGTTGGCCCGGAAACCGGAGCGTGA